The proteins below are encoded in one region of Thermosulfurimonas marina:
- a CDS encoding CooT family nickel-binding protein, whose protein sequence is MCQARVVVKRGDQEEELMRDVVALEMQGEEILLKAFFEEPRRVKGRLREIDFLKHTVVLEEA, encoded by the coding sequence ATGTGTCAGGCGAGAGTGGTGGTAAAACGCGGGGATCAGGAGGAAGAACTCATGCGGGACGTGGTGGCCCTGGAGATGCAGGGGGAGGAGATCCTGCTTAAGGCCTTTTTTGAGGAGCCCCGCCGGGTAAAAGGGCGCCTTCGGGAGATCGACTTTCTCAAACATACCGTGGTCTTGGAGGAAGCATGA